AGTGGTTCAGCTTTGACAGCGAGATCGCCCTCTCCGAGGGACGTTACACCGATACTTCGGGGGGTGCCTTTGTGGAGAATCAAGTGCCTTTCATCATTTCCAGCGGGCTCACGCTGGGCGGGAAGACGGGACTCTACGGGACGCTACGTGCCCGCTATTTCTCGGAGCGCCCGCTTACTGCGGACAAGAGAGTCGAATCCGAGGATTCGCTGCAGTTCAACGCGCGGGTGGGATACCGCTTGGAGAACTGGGACTTCGCGGTGGATGTGCTGAACCTCTTCGATCGCGAGGACAACGACATCGAATACTACTATACTTCCCGTATGCCCGGAGAACCTGCTGCAGGAATCGATGACGTGCACCTGCATCCTGCCGAGCCGCGGACGATCCGGGCGTCAGTGACGTATTACTGGTGAAGGCCGGTCCGCCCCACTTCCTCGCTTACGGCTTCTCCGACTCCTGCTGCTGCTTCGGCGGAAGCGCGAGTTCGGAGAGGCCCATCAGGAAGCCATCGGCGGGATCGGCCTTGCCGCGGACAGGCGAGGCACCGGTCTTATTGCCAGCCAAGCTGGAGAAAGGCGGGGCGATGCCATCGCGGCGCATCTTGCGAAGCGTGACTTCCACGACCTGCGCCAAGGTATAGCGATCCAGAATGCCAGCGATGGCATTCCGGACATCGATCATGAGCATGCGCAGGCCGCAGTGATCTTCATCCGGGCAGGTGCAGCGTTGGTAGGCGAACTCGCTGGCGCAGGCGATGGGGGCCAGACGGCCGTCCATCAGGCGAACGAGATCACCGATGCGGATTTTCTCCGGAGGCGTGGCCAAGGCGTATCCGCCCAATTTCCCGCGCTTGGTTTCCACGATCCCGGCCTCCCGCAATTCCTGGAGGATGCGCTCGATGAATTTCAGGGGCAGACGGTTCGCATCCGCGAGTTCCACACCGGAAACCACGGGGAGGCCCATTTCCGCGGCGATCCCGAGGTGGATGGTGGCACGGAGGGCGTACTCGGCTTTCTTGGAAAGGTGCATCTGCGAATGTGGACTCCACCGCAGGGATTTAGAGTAGGAGGGTCAA
This portion of the Luteolibacter luteus genome encodes:
- a CDS encoding RrF2 family transcriptional regulator, which gives rise to MHLSKKAEYALRATIHLGIAAEMGLPVVSGVELADANRLPLKFIERILQELREAGIVETKRGKLGGYALATPPEKIRIGDLVRLMDGRLAPIACASEFAYQRCTCPDEDHCGLRMLMIDVRNAIAGILDRYTLAQVVEVTLRKMRRDGIAPPFSSLAGNKTGASPVRGKADPADGFLMGLSELALPPKQQQESEKP